A window of Polaribacter litorisediminis contains these coding sequences:
- a CDS encoding GNAT family N-acetyltransferase: MIFETERLLIRKLNLNDLGPFHQLESNPKVLKYATGEVKNLKENNIELLDLIARYDKHLNDFWIYAIERKLDNKFIGTLALVKDNINDEIGYRFLEKYWGNGYGFEVCKATIIYCKQRGIKKLVGYVVDENIASVKILKKLNFKIVTYFLSDDIKLPETKYELEL; encoded by the coding sequence ATGATTTTTGAGACGGAAAGATTACTTATTAGAAAACTAAATTTAAATGATTTAGGACCTTTTCATCAATTGGAAAGTAATCCTAAGGTTTTAAAATATGCAACAGGAGAAGTAAAAAATCTTAAAGAAAATAACATAGAACTTTTAGATTTAATTGCTAGATATGATAAACATTTGAATGACTTTTGGATTTACGCAATTGAAAGAAAATTAGACAATAAATTTATAGGTACTCTAGCTTTGGTAAAAGATAATATTAATGATGAAATTGGGTATCGTTTTTTAGAAAAATACTGGGGTAATGGTTATGGTTTTGAAGTTTGTAAAGCAACAATTATATATTGCAAACAAAGAGGAATTAAAAAATTAGTAGGCTACGTGGTTGATGAAAATATAGCATCAGTAAAAATTTTAAAAAAGTTAAATTTTAAAATTGTTACGTATTTTTTAAGTGATGACATAAAACTACCCGAAACTAAATACGAATTAGAATTATGA
- a CDS encoding antibiotic biosynthesis monooxygenase family protein, with product MIVTNLKPPYFAVIFSTIVEDSLEGYLETADRMEELAKQQNGFLGMESARTEIGITVSYWQTEEDIIAWKNNIEHTEARILGREKWYKQYQLRICKVEREYGFKKFSL from the coding sequence ATGATTGTAACGAATTTAAAACCTCCATATTTTGCGGTAATTTTTTCAACAATAGTAGAAGATAGTCTGGAAGGTTATTTAGAAACTGCTGACAGAATGGAAGAATTAGCCAAACAACAAAATGGCTTTTTAGGAATGGAGTCTGCAAGAACGGAAATAGGAATTACAGTATCTTATTGGCAAACTGAAGAAGATATTATTGCATGGAAAAATAATATAGAGCATACAGAAGCTAGAATTTTAGGGAGAGAAAAATGGTATAAACAATACCAATTAAGAATCTGTAAAGTAGAACGAGAATATGGATTTAAAAAATTTTCTCTTTAA
- a CDS encoding geranylgeranyl reductase family protein, with the protein MKHFDVAIIGSGPSGASTAFYLGKQGISTVIIEKETLPRYKTCGGGFVNRGKKEMPFDISEVIEREFFSVDSYFNNNLEICYKSYKETPIITMIMRDSFDHLITKKAKEFGVTLLENHKLLAIDYRDKRSILKTEQGEISANFVIAADGVLSPTAKMAGWKEDTRKLIPALEYEVEVSAEDFERLSKSVRFDIDAVPYGYAWSFPKKNHLSLGVLTTKKGKINLKEYYRKYIHTLGIKEIIKEDAHGFQIPIAPRTDGFVKNNVFLIGDAAGFAEPITAEGISNAILSGKYVAEAIIESNLDQALAEKIYLEKLNIKLLPELKSGQILSKFFYHKNPVRNFILNKYGQHFNTIMVDVLHGDRPFPTNVSEKLKNKVKEKIF; encoded by the coding sequence ATGAAACATTTTGATGTCGCAATTATCGGTAGTGGTCCTTCTGGAGCATCCACAGCATTTTATCTAGGCAAACAAGGAATTTCTACTGTAATTATTGAAAAAGAAACCCTACCAAGATATAAAACATGTGGTGGTGGCTTTGTCAATAGAGGTAAAAAAGAGATGCCTTTTGATATTTCTGAAGTTATTGAACGCGAATTTTTTTCAGTAGATAGTTATTTTAATAATAATTTAGAAATTTGTTATAAATCGTACAAGGAAACTCCAATAATTACAATGATTATGAGAGATTCTTTTGATCATTTAATTACGAAAAAAGCAAAAGAATTTGGTGTTACTTTATTAGAAAACCATAAATTACTAGCGATTGATTACAGAGATAAAAGGTCGATTCTAAAAACGGAACAAGGAGAAATTTCTGCAAATTTTGTAATTGCTGCGGATGGTGTTTTAAGTCCGACTGCAAAAATGGCTGGTTGGAAAGAAGACACTAGAAAACTAATTCCTGCTTTAGAATATGAAGTAGAGGTATCTGCAGAAGATTTTGAACGCCTCTCTAAAAGTGTTCGTTTTGATATTGATGCTGTTCCGTACGGATATGCATGGAGTTTTCCAAAGAAAAACCATTTATCACTAGGGGTTTTAACAACAAAAAAAGGGAAAATAAATTTAAAAGAATACTACAGAAAATATATACATACTTTAGGAATTAAAGAAATCATAAAAGAAGATGCGCATGGTTTTCAAATTCCGATTGCACCAAGAACAGACGGATTTGTAAAAAATAATGTCTTCCTAATTGGTGATGCAGCAGGGTTTGCAGAGCCTATTACTGCTGAAGGAATTTCTAATGCTATTTTAAGCGGAAAATACGTGGCGGAAGCAATTATTGAAAGTAATTTAGACCAAGCATTGGCTGAAAAAATATATCTAGAAAAACTGAATATCAAGCTATTGCCTGAATTAAAATCTGGACAAATTTTATCTAAATTTTTCTATCACAAAAATCCTGTTAGAAATTTTATATTAAACAAATATGGACAACATTTTAATACAATTATGGTCGATGTTTTGCATGGCGATAGACCTTTTCCAACCAATGTTTCGGAAAAACTAAAGAATAAAGTTAAAGAGAAAATTTTTTAA
- a CDS encoding endonuclease/exonuclease/phosphatase family protein yields MKKLSFIDKIIFIINSLLATLLLLSYLLPYISPNSIAVFAILSLLVPILIFINVAFALFWLLKLKKQLIVSTLILCIGWYFTPPLYKLTSNGSSLNDDLKVMSYNVRMFNHWKWINEENIPQKINEFVMEKSPDVLLFQEYYILEKQQFSYPYKYVKTKNNKAKIGLAIYSKFPIINKGSLNLKNTSNNIIFVDIKRKKDTVRVYNLHLQSLELRTDKENFGEENSQKLIARLEEGFKKQAAQTKVFLEHEKKWKGKKIVAGDFNNTSYSWVYNQISKNKKDTFIEAGDGFGKTYNYWFPMRIDFILTDSTAIVNKFHSFSENNSDHFPILAKINW; encoded by the coding sequence GTGAAAAAGTTATCATTTATCGATAAAATCATTTTTATAATCAACTCTTTGTTGGCAACACTCTTATTGTTGTCTTATTTACTTCCGTATATATCGCCAAATAGCATTGCTGTTTTTGCTATTTTAAGTTTATTAGTGCCTATTTTAATCTTTATTAATGTTGCTTTTGCTTTGTTTTGGCTGCTAAAACTAAAGAAACAGCTCATTGTATCTACTTTAATTCTATGTATAGGTTGGTATTTTACCCCACCTTTATACAAACTAACAAGTAATGGCTCTTCTTTAAATGATGATTTAAAAGTGATGAGTTATAATGTAAGAATGTTTAACCATTGGAAATGGATTAATGAAGAAAATATACCTCAAAAAATTAATGAATTTGTCATGGAAAAATCACCAGATGTTTTACTATTTCAAGAGTACTATATTTTAGAAAAACAACAATTTTCTTATCCATATAAATACGTAAAAACAAAAAATAATAAAGCTAAAATCGGCTTGGCGATATACTCTAAATTTCCAATTATAAATAAAGGATCTTTAAATTTAAAGAACACCTCTAACAATATTATTTTTGTTGATATTAAAAGAAAAAAAGATACGGTAAGAGTCTATAATTTACATTTACAATCGCTAGAATTAAGAACTGACAAAGAAAATTTCGGAGAAGAAAATTCACAAAAATTAATTGCCAGATTAGAGGAAGGTTTTAAAAAACAAGCGGCTCAGACTAAAGTATTTTTAGAACATGAAAAAAAATGGAAAGGAAAAAAAATAGTTGCTGGCGATTTTAATAACACTTCGTATTCTTGGGTGTATAATCAGATTTCAAAAAATAAAAAAGATACTTTTATAGAAGCTGGTGATGGTTTCGGAAAGACCTATAATTACTGGTTTCCTATGCGCATTGATTTTATTTTAACCGATAGCACAGCCATTGTAAATAAGTTTCATTCTTTTTCTGAGAATAATTCAGACCACTTCCCTATTCTAGCCAAAATAAATTGGTAA
- a CDS encoding rhomboid family protein: MNIIEEIKRRYSTGNIIEKLILINIGVFVFTLLITVFSKLYNGNANFIVEWFALDDRFDSMFIKPWSIISYGFLHGGFLHILFNLIGLYFVGNLFLQYFSEKQLLTFYVLGTFFGGILYLLSQNYFPLFEGKATYLVGASAGVSAIFVGIATYMPNYELKIRFIGYVKLWYLAAIWVGLDVLGLIGTNAGGNFAHLGGALFGFLYVTKASNKEISLFDNLGNLFKKKEKPLKTVYKSKEKKNERSNVNLNQKQIDAILDKISKSGYDTLTKSEKEFLFKQGKK; this comes from the coding sequence ATGAATATTATAGAAGAAATTAAAAGAAGATATAGTACCGGAAATATTATTGAGAAATTGATACTCATCAATATTGGGGTATTTGTTTTTACGCTTTTAATAACCGTATTTTCAAAATTATACAATGGCAATGCCAATTTTATCGTTGAGTGGTTTGCTTTAGATGACCGTTTTGATTCCATGTTTATAAAGCCTTGGTCTATTATTTCTTATGGATTTTTACATGGAGGATTTTTGCATATTTTATTTAATTTAATTGGTTTATATTTTGTAGGAAATTTATTTCTTCAATATTTTTCAGAAAAACAATTGTTAACATTTTATGTATTAGGCACTTTTTTTGGTGGTATTTTATATTTATTAAGCCAGAATTACTTTCCTTTATTTGAAGGAAAAGCTACCTACTTAGTAGGTGCATCTGCTGGGGTGTCTGCAATTTTTGTGGGTATAGCAACCTACATGCCAAATTATGAGTTAAAAATACGGTTTATTGGCTATGTTAAATTGTGGTATTTAGCAGCAATTTGGGTTGGTTTAGATGTTTTGGGTTTAATCGGTACAAACGCTGGTGGAAATTTTGCGCATTTAGGAGGCGCTTTATTTGGTTTTTTATATGTAACCAAAGCAAGTAATAAAGAAATTTCTTTGTTTGATAATTTAGGGAATCTCTTTAAAAAGAAAGAGAAACCTTTAAAAACAGTTTATAAATCAAAAGAAAAGAAAAATGAGCGTTCAAATGTCAATTTAAATCAAAAGCAAATTGATGCAATTTTAGATAAAATCAGCAAATCGGGTTATGATACTTTAACGAAATCAGAAAAAGAATTTTTATTTAAACAAGGAAAAAAATAA
- a CDS encoding rhomboid family intramembrane serine protease: MNKLTDAIKHIIIINVILFIAPQLLKLDFTNMLALHFPKNENFGIWQYVTHMFMHGSFPHILFNMYGLWAFGTPLEQMWGKKKFVFFYFSAGLGAGIIYTLVNYYQFNHIYEQLINFGLSGKEIQNILDIGSYNDARIMLSNEKMIKFYSLYHTPAVGASGAVYGILVAFGLYFKDAKLALIFFPVPIAAKYFIPVMILGDLFFGMTKYSVGNIAHFAHIGGALIGFIIAYYWKQNHFKFN; the protein is encoded by the coding sequence ATGAATAAACTTACAGACGCCATAAAACACATCATCATAATCAATGTAATTTTATTTATTGCGCCGCAATTACTAAAATTAGATTTTACGAATATGCTGGCGTTGCATTTTCCGAAAAATGAAAATTTCGGCATTTGGCAATATGTAACGCACATGTTTATGCATGGAAGTTTTCCGCATATTTTATTTAATATGTATGGTTTATGGGCATTCGGAACACCTTTAGAACAAATGTGGGGAAAGAAAAAGTTTGTATTTTTCTATTTCTCAGCAGGACTTGGTGCAGGAATTATCTACACCTTGGTTAATTACTACCAATTTAACCATATTTATGAACAACTAATAAACTTTGGTCTTTCCGGTAAAGAAATTCAAAATATTTTAGATATTGGGAGTTATAATGATGCAAGAATAATGCTGTCTAATGAAAAAATGATAAAGTTTTACAGCCTATATCACACTCCGGCAGTTGGCGCCTCTGGAGCCGTTTATGGAATTTTGGTTGCTTTTGGATTGTATTTTAAAGATGCAAAATTAGCATTGATATTTTTTCCTGTTCCCATTGCAGCAAAATACTTTATTCCGGTAATGATTTTGGGTGATTTATTTTTTGGGATGACAAAATACTCTGTTGGAAATATTGCTCACTTTGCACATATAGGTGGTGCTTTGATTGGTTTTATCATTGCATATTATTGGAAACAAAATCATTTTAAATTCAATTGA
- the mutL gene encoding DNA mismatch repair endonuclease MutL, producing the protein MSDIIQLLPDHVANQIAAGEVVQRPASVVKELLENAIDAGATNIKLLLKDAGKTLIQVIDDGKGMSATDARMSFERHATSKIQKAEDLFNLCTKGFRGEALASIAAISHVELKTKQENEELGTCLKIEGSKIVAQDFISTSKGTSMAVKNLFYNIPARRNFLKSDTVETRHIIDEFQRVALAHPTISFLLHHNNNEVYHLKGSNLRKRIVAIFGIKMNEKLVPINEQTDIVTINGFIAKPEFSKRKRGEQFFFVNDRFIKSSYLNHAVVNAFDGLLEQGSHPSYFLYLQVPTNSIDINIHPTKTEIKFDNEKALYAMLRATVKHSLGQYNVAPVLDFNRDASLDTSYHSNKNASTTSTPKIHVDPDFNPFKETTQKEISYPYRKEQNTQSWESLYTSVAISDEEKQEELFEHQQEIKTQKTFQIQRKYLMSSIKSGVVLINQTLAHQRILYEEFLESITVKEANSQQLLFPVKISFSSQEIEMIYTMKSELENAGFSFDEFTKDSVTIKGIPVSVIESKITIILEELLNDINFEVPDASFSHFDVMAKSFAKTLSIKTGTQLSVKEQEGLVHDLFSCKDPSVSPFGKATFKTLTLNEIDHLFKS; encoded by the coding sequence ATGTCAGACATTATACAACTTTTACCAGATCATGTAGCCAATCAAATTGCTGCAGGAGAAGTGGTGCAAAGACCAGCTTCTGTAGTTAAAGAATTATTAGAGAACGCAATAGATGCAGGTGCAACAAATATTAAGTTACTTTTAAAAGATGCTGGCAAAACCTTAATCCAAGTAATAGATGACGGCAAAGGTATGAGCGCAACCGATGCTAGAATGAGCTTTGAAAGACATGCCACTTCAAAAATTCAGAAAGCAGAAGATTTATTTAATTTATGTACAAAAGGTTTTAGAGGCGAAGCTTTAGCATCGATTGCGGCAATTTCTCATGTAGAGCTAAAAACGAAACAAGAAAATGAGGAATTAGGAACTTGTCTTAAAATAGAAGGAAGCAAAATAGTTGCTCAAGACTTTATCAGTACCTCAAAAGGCACAAGCATGGCTGTAAAAAACTTATTTTACAACATTCCGGCCAGAAGAAATTTTTTAAAATCAGATACTGTTGAAACTAGACATATTATTGATGAATTTCAGCGAGTTGCCTTAGCACATCCAACAATTTCATTTTTATTGCACCATAATAATAACGAAGTATATCATCTAAAAGGTAGCAACTTAAGAAAACGAATTGTCGCTATTTTTGGGATTAAAATGAACGAAAAACTTGTACCCATAAATGAACAAACAGACATTGTTACCATTAATGGTTTTATTGCCAAGCCCGAATTTTCAAAAAGAAAACGTGGCGAACAATTCTTTTTTGTAAACGATCGTTTTATAAAAAGCTCTTATTTAAATCATGCTGTGGTTAATGCTTTTGATGGTTTGTTAGAACAAGGTTCGCATCCCTCCTATTTTTTATATTTACAAGTACCCACAAATTCTATTGACATCAATATTCATCCTACAAAAACAGAAATTAAGTTTGATAATGAAAAAGCATTATATGCTATGTTACGAGCTACTGTTAAACATAGTTTAGGGCAATATAATGTAGCGCCTGTTTTAGATTTTAACAGAGATGCTAGTTTAGATACTTCCTATCATTCTAATAAAAATGCAAGCACAACTTCTACTCCGAAAATTCATGTAGATCCTGATTTTAATCCGTTTAAAGAAACTACACAAAAAGAAATTTCATATCCTTACAGAAAAGAACAAAACACGCAAAGTTGGGAATCTCTGTATACTTCGGTTGCTATTTCTGATGAAGAAAAACAAGAAGAATTATTTGAGCATCAACAGGAAATAAAAACACAGAAAACCTTTCAAATTCAGCGTAAATACTTAATGAGTTCTATAAAGTCTGGTGTGGTTTTAATTAATCAAACTTTAGCGCATCAGCGCATTTTATATGAAGAATTTTTAGAAAGTATTACCGTAAAAGAGGCAAATAGTCAGCAATTATTATTTCCTGTAAAAATATCTTTTTCATCGCAAGAAATAGAAATGATTTACACCATGAAATCAGAATTAGAGAACGCAGGTTTTTCTTTTGATGAATTCACTAAAGATAGTGTTACCATAAAAGGAATACCTGTTTCTGTGATAGAAAGCAAAATTACTATTATCTTAGAAGAACTTTTAAACGACATAAACTTTGAAGTACCCGATGCTAGTTTTAGTCATTTTGATGTGATGGCAAAATCGTTTGCAAAAACATTATCGATAAAAACAGGAACACAGCTTTCTGTAAAAGAGCAAGAAGGTTTGGTGCATGATTTATTTTCTTGCAAAGATCCTTCTGTTTCTCCTTTTGGAAAAGCAACATTTAAAACTTTAACATTAAATGAAATTGATCATTTATTTAAGAGCTAA
- a CDS encoding riboflavin synthase subunit beta has protein sequence MGFLKRTNKKFDYQPRYYKGEGNPFKIEHKLDKFRTTAGKNKGLKSKFTEAINDLKNADKRGNKIIIFIVIILVLIFLYIIDFDLSIFFSK, from the coding sequence ATGGGATTTCTAAAAAGAACAAATAAAAAATTCGATTATCAGCCTCGGTATTATAAAGGAGAAGGAAATCCTTTTAAAATTGAGCATAAACTAGATAAGTTTAGAACCACTGCTGGTAAAAATAAAGGCTTAAAATCTAAATTTACAGAAGCGATTAATGATCTTAAAAATGCGGATAAAAGGGGAAATAAAATCATTATTTTTATTGTTATAATATTGGTTCTGATCTTCTTATATATTATCGATTTTGATCTTTCAATATTCTTTTCTAAATAA
- the ribH gene encoding 6,7-dimethyl-8-ribityllumazine synthase, producing MATTNLSYYDKSTIPNAKSFRFGIVVSEWNPEITRNLQKGAIQTLIDCGAAKENIISWDVPGSFELVFGCKKMIQSKNLDAIIAIGSVIQGETKHFDFVCEGVTQGIIDLNIKYDVPVIFCVLTDNNKQQSLDRSGGKLGNKGIECAVAAVKMAAIKNSDRTSESIGF from the coding sequence ATGGCAACAACTAATTTATCTTATTACGATAAATCAACAATCCCAAATGCGAAATCTTTTCGATTTGGGATTGTTGTTTCAGAATGGAATCCTGAAATCACTAGAAATTTACAAAAAGGTGCAATACAAACTTTAATCGATTGTGGAGCTGCCAAAGAAAATATAATTTCTTGGGATGTTCCCGGTAGTTTTGAACTTGTTTTTGGTTGTAAAAAGATGATTCAATCTAAAAATTTAGATGCAATTATCGCCATTGGGAGCGTTATTCAAGGAGAAACAAAACATTTTGATTTTGTTTGTGAAGGCGTTACACAGGGAATTATCGATTTAAATATTAAATATGATGTTCCTGTAATTTTTTGCGTCTTAACAGACAATAATAAACAGCAATCTTTAGACAGATCTGGCGGAAAATTGGGTAATAAAGGAATCGAATGTGCAGTAGCTGCTGTAAAAATGGCAGCAATAAAAAACTCTGATAGAACTTCTGAAAGTATTGGATTTTAA
- a CDS encoding tetratricopeptide repeat protein, giving the protein MATYKKKYKPEGKKGVQEIDESEFETAGVLNTLDETASKSEQWIEKNSKPLFAALVGAVVVFLAFLAYTTYITEPNELEAANELAFPRKHFDEAATAGSGIDSLLNLGLEGADGRYGFLDIAESYSGTDAGNIANYYAGISYLQMKQYDKGIEYLSKFNSDNATLNAISLGAIGDAFSDIDQQEDALEYYEKAANTNANEFTTPLFLYKAGHTAMLLKKYDKAESLFTEIKEKYATSDEGKDIEKFINAAKYAE; this is encoded by the coding sequence ATGGCTACTTACAAGAAAAAATATAAACCAGAAGGTAAAAAGGGAGTGCAAGAAATTGATGAATCTGAATTTGAAACAGCTGGAGTTTTAAATACTTTAGATGAAACAGCTTCTAAATCTGAACAATGGATAGAAAAAAATAGCAAACCATTATTTGCTGCTTTAGTTGGTGCAGTAGTCGTTTTTCTTGCTTTTTTAGCATATACCACTTACATTACAGAACCGAATGAGCTAGAAGCTGCCAACGAGTTAGCATTTCCTAGAAAACATTTTGACGAAGCTGCAACTGCCGGTTCTGGTATTGATTCTTTATTAAATTTAGGATTAGAAGGTGCAGATGGTAGATATGGTTTTTTAGATATTGCTGAATCTTACAGCGGTACTGATGCAGGGAATATTGCAAATTATTATGCTGGCATTTCTTACTTACAAATGAAACAATATGATAAAGGTATTGAGTATTTAAGTAAATTTAATTCTGACAATGCTACTTTAAATGCAATTTCTTTAGGTGCTATTGGTGATGCTTTTTCGGATATAGATCAGCAAGAAGACGCGCTAGAATATTATGAAAAAGCGGCTAATACAAATGCCAATGAGTTTACAACACCTTTATTTTTGTACAAAGCAGGTCATACCGCTATGTTGCTAAAAAAATACGATAAAGCAGAATCTTTATTTACAGAAATTAAAGAAAAATACGCTACTTCTGATGAAGGGAAAGACATAGAAAAATTTATCAATGCGGCAAAATATGCCGAATAG
- the recF gene encoding DNA replication/repair protein RecF (All proteins in this family for which functions are known are DNA-binding proteins that assist the filamentation of RecA onto DNA for the initiation of recombination or recombinational repair.), with product MYLQKISLVNFKNIASQSFDFQEKINCFVGNNGVGKTNVLDAIYYLSFTKSYFNSVALQNIKHGEGFFMIEGNYLLHHRNEKIVCSLKKGQKKVLKRNEKAYEKFSEHIGQFPLVIISPADRDLVTEGSDTRRKFIDGVISQQNKLYLKDLMAYNKVLSQRNALLKYFAANRTFDALNLSVYDEQLSEYGARIYQIRKDFLEAFIPIFNEKYQIISGDKEKVNLNYKSQLHDFVMTDLLKKSLMKDKMIQYTSSGIHKDDLSFEIGEYPIKKFGSQGQQKSYLIALKLAQFDFIKQQSNVLPILLLDDIFDKLDENRVSQIIDLVNNDDFGQIFITDTHAERTENILKKGDKPYQIFKL from the coding sequence ATGTATTTACAGAAAATTTCACTTGTTAACTTTAAGAATATTGCATCACAATCTTTTGATTTTCAAGAGAAAATAAATTGTTTTGTGGGGAATAATGGTGTTGGTAAAACAAACGTTTTAGACGCTATTTATTATCTATCTTTTACAAAAAGTTATTTTAATTCTGTGGCTTTGCAAAATATTAAGCACGGAGAAGGTTTTTTTATGATTGAAGGAAATTATCTTTTACATCATAGAAATGAAAAAATTGTTTGTAGTCTAAAAAAAGGACAGAAAAAAGTATTAAAAAGAAATGAGAAAGCTTACGAAAAGTTTTCTGAGCATATTGGGCAATTTCCGTTAGTAATTATTTCGCCTGCGGATAGAGATTTAGTAACTGAGGGCAGTGATACGAGAAGGAAATTTATTGATGGTGTAATTTCGCAGCAAAACAAATTATATTTAAAAGACTTAATGGCATATAATAAAGTGTTAAGCCAGCGCAATGCTTTGTTGAAGTATTTTGCGGCAAATAGAACTTTTGATGCTTTAAATTTAAGCGTTTATGATGAGCAACTTTCTGAGTATGGTGCAAGAATTTATCAAATTAGAAAAGATTTTTTAGAAGCTTTTATTCCCATTTTTAATGAAAAATATCAAATAATTTCTGGGGATAAAGAAAAAGTTAATTTAAATTATAAAAGTCAGTTGCACGATTTTGTAATGACAGATTTATTAAAAAAGTCATTAATGAAAGATAAAATGATTCAGTACACCTCCTCCGGAATTCATAAAGACGATTTAAGTTTTGAGATTGGTGAATATCCAATTAAAAAATTTGGTTCTCAAGGGCAGCAAAAATCATATTTAATTGCTTTAAAATTAGCCCAGTTTGATTTTATCAAACAACAATCTAATGTACTACCAATTTTATTATTAGATGATATTTTTGATAAATTAGACGAAAATAGAGTTTCACAAATTATAGATTTGGTAAATAATGACGATTTCGGACAAATATTTATCACAGATACGCATGCTGAAAGAACAGAAAACATTTTAAAGAAAGGGGATAAACCATATCAGATTTTTAAACTATAG
- a CDS encoding DUF721 domain-containing protein, with translation MSKSKRENDSFSIEDLMQSFIKENNLSKGMQKMKIEETWTKMMGPGVVTHTTSIRLQNKTLIIQLKSSVLREELSYGKEKIIKMMNEELGEEIIEKLMLI, from the coding sequence ATGTCAAAATCAAAAAGAGAGAACGATTCTTTTTCAATAGAAGATTTAATGCAAAGTTTTATCAAAGAAAATAACTTGAGTAAAGGGATGCAAAAAATGAAGATAGAAGAAACTTGGACTAAAATGATGGGACCTGGTGTTGTTACGCACACGACATCTATAAGACTGCAAAATAAGACGTTAATTATTCAATTAAAATCTTCTGTTTTAAGAGAGGAATTAAGTTACGGAAAAGAGAAAATTATAAAAATGATGAATGAGGAATTAGGTGAAGAAATTATTGAAAAATTGATGTTGATTTAA
- a CDS encoding nucleoside-diphosphate kinase, giving the protein MATNRTFTMLKPDAIENGHTGAILEKINAAGFRIVAVKKTQMTKADAETFYAVHNERPFFGELVEFMTRGPIVAAILEKENAVEDFRTLIGATNPADAAEGTIRKLYATSMGENAVHGSDSDENAEIEGNFHFSGREQF; this is encoded by the coding sequence ATGGCAACAAATAGAACTTTTACCATGCTGAAACCAGATGCTATAGAAAACGGGCATACAGGTGCAATATTAGAAAAAATAAATGCTGCAGGATTTAGAATTGTAGCAGTTAAGAAAACTCAAATGACCAAGGCTGATGCTGAAACTTTTTATGCAGTGCATAATGAGCGACCATTTTTCGGAGAATTAGTTGAGTTTATGACACGTGGACCAATTGTAGCTGCAATTTTAGAAAAAGAAAATGCAGTAGAAGATTTTAGAACTTTAATTGGTGCTACCAATCCTGCTGATGCTGCAGAAGGAACTATTAGAAAATTATATGCAACTTCTATGGGAGAAAATGCTGTGCATGGTTCTGATTCTGATGAAAATGCGGAAATTGAAGGAAACTTTCACTTTTCTGGAAGAGAGCAGTTTTAA